A genomic segment from Brevundimonas mediterranea encodes:
- a CDS encoding 4a-hydroxytetrahydrobiopterin dehydratase, which produces MTDTRLDVAETLKTLPAWRPHDDDRAAISRSLKFADFNAAFGFMTRVALMADKMDHHPEWSNVYDRVEVLLTTHDADGVTDKDVTLARFIDRAAADMGAIS; this is translated from the coding sequence ATGACCGACACTCGCCTTGACGTTGCGGAAACCCTGAAGACCCTGCCCGCCTGGCGCCCCCATGACGACGACCGGGCGGCCATTTCGCGCAGTCTCAAGTTCGCTGATTTCAACGCCGCCTTCGGCTTCATGACCCGCGTCGCCCTGATGGCCGACAAGATGGATCACCATCCGGAATGGTCGAACGTCTATGACCGGGTCGAGGTGTTGCTGACCACCCATGACGCCGACGGCGTGACCGACAAGGACGTGACCCTGGCCCGGTTCATCGACCGCGCCGCCGCCGACATGGGAGCG
- a CDS encoding Crp/Fnr family transcriptional regulator yields the protein MDNLWLAALDAADRKRIEPHLSEHQIARGQMLYDAGEAVDQVWFPLKGVVSLMTVLPDDKMVETAAIGREGLVGVTCGPFNARAASRAISQRDGVAVCCSAEVFGEALDESEGLRQALSRFTEGLMAQVQQAAACNAQHRLDERLARWLLTLHDRAEDDRIDLTQADIAGMLGVRRATVSEVGTVLEGKDLIQRGRGWVRVLDRDGLEEASCGCYGLMREVMKDLELPQPQAGSEAMRSGSSDA from the coding sequence ATGGACAATCTGTGGCTCGCCGCTCTGGACGCGGCCGACCGGAAGCGGATCGAACCTCATCTGAGCGAGCACCAGATCGCGCGCGGCCAGATGCTGTACGACGCCGGCGAGGCGGTCGATCAGGTCTGGTTCCCGCTGAAGGGCGTGGTGTCGCTGATGACCGTCCTGCCGGACGACAAGATGGTGGAGACCGCCGCCATCGGGCGCGAGGGCCTGGTGGGGGTGACCTGCGGCCCGTTCAACGCCCGCGCCGCCAGCCGCGCCATCTCCCAGCGCGACGGCGTGGCCGTCTGCTGTTCGGCCGAGGTGTTCGGCGAGGCGCTGGATGAGAGCGAAGGCCTGCGCCAGGCCCTGTCGCGTTTCACCGAAGGCCTGATGGCCCAGGTGCAGCAGGCCGCCGCCTGCAACGCCCAGCACCGGCTGGACGAGCGGTTGGCGCGCTGGCTGCTGACCCTGCACGACCGGGCCGAGGACGATCGGATCGACCTGACCCAGGCCGATATCGCCGGCATGCTGGGCGTGCGCCGCGCCACGGTCTCCGAGGTCGGGACCGTGCTGGAAGGCAAGGACCTGATCCAGCGGGGCCGGGGCTGGGTCCGGGTGCTGGACCGCGACGGGCTGGAGGAAGCGTCGTGCGGCTGTTACGGCCTGATGCGCGAGGTGATGAAGGATCTCGAACTGCCCCAGCCCCAAGCCGGGTCGGAAGCGATGCGATCAGGCTCTAGTGACGCGTGA